In a genomic window of Roseiflexus castenholzii DSM 13941:
- a CDS encoding EamA family transporter — protein sequence MNSYGWLIWALLSAVFAALTTILAKIGIQGVDSDLATLIRTIVIVVVLTGFVWFTGKWTNPFTLGSKTLGFLVLSALATGASWVCYFRALQQGDAAKVAPIDKLSVVLVAIFAVILLAERPSLREWLGIGFVGAGVVIIALAK from the coding sequence ATGAACTCGTATGGATGGCTCATATGGGCATTGCTCTCAGCCGTGTTTGCTGCCCTCACGACTATTTTGGCCAAAATCGGTATTCAAGGCGTCGACTCCGATCTGGCAACCCTGATCCGTACCATCGTGATTGTGGTAGTTTTGACAGGTTTTGTATGGTTCACCGGCAAATGGACCAATCCTTTCACGTTAGGTTCGAAAACGCTCGGGTTCCTTGTTTTATCGGCATTAGCAACCGGTGCATCCTGGGTCTGTTATTTTCGCGCATTGCAACAAGGTGATGCGGCGAAAGTCGCCCCGATTGACAAATTAAGCGTGGTGCTGGTTGCTATCTTTGCCGTTATCCTTTTGGCCGAACGGCCTTCATTGCGCGAATGGTTGGGAATAGGGTTCGTCGGCGCTGGGGTAGTGATCATCGCACTTGCGAAGTAG